From the genome of Deltaproteobacteria bacterium, one region includes:
- a CDS encoding HPr family phosphocarrier protein: MENTSPQVEREFEITNRLGLHARAAAQLVHLANRFASEIRIRKNGVDVNAKSIMGVLMLAAPRDSRVVICAEGPDAEEAVVAIGELIARKFGEE; this comes from the coding sequence ATGGAAAACACGTCCCCGCAGGTCGAGCGGGAATTCGAGATAACGAACCGGCTGGGTCTGCACGCCCGGGCGGCGGCGCAGCTCGTCCATCTCGCGAACCGGTTCGCCTCGGAGATACGCATCCGGAAGAACGGCGTGGACGTGAACGCCAAGAGCATCATGGGAGTGCTCATGCTGGCGGCGCCCCGGGACTCCCGCGTAGTGATATGCGCGGAAGGTCCGGATGCGGAAGAGGCGGTGGTCGCGATCGGCGAGCTGATAGCCCGGAAATTCGGAGAGGAGTAG
- a CDS encoding PTS system mannose/fructose/sorbose family transporter subunit IID, whose amino-acid sequence MRSAWLRQFLIQGCWNYEGMQNVGFAYSMLPVLRELYADRPEELVKALKRHMEYFNTQPAMGGVILGAAMRLEERAAAGEADPREIGTFKVGLMGSLGAIGDAYFWGALRPMASVAGAILALVHPFLGIAALLLLYNLSHLSIRWKGFMAGNSGEAVQFLKGAGFAGKTADRKIAAAILGGAYAGAAASKSAFMFGNGTAPAFLIVAALTVHLMTVLFRKAVSPSEILLFLLMIGALLLWY is encoded by the coding sequence ATGAGGAGCGCATGGCTACGCCAGTTCCTGATCCAGGGTTGCTGGAACTACGAAGGGATGCAGAACGTCGGCTTCGCCTACAGCATGCTCCCGGTTTTGAGGGAGCTCTACGCGGACCGGCCGGAGGAGCTTGTGAAAGCTCTTAAGAGGCACATGGAGTACTTCAACACCCAGCCGGCCATGGGAGGTGTGATCCTCGGCGCCGCGATGCGGCTCGAGGAGCGTGCCGCTGCGGGGGAGGCGGACCCCAGGGAAATCGGCACGTTCAAGGTTGGGCTGATGGGATCGCTGGGCGCGATCGGCGACGCCTATTTCTGGGGGGCCTTGAGGCCAATGGCTTCCGTCGCGGGCGCGATCCTTGCGCTCGTCCACCCTTTCCTGGGGATCGCCGCGCTGCTGCTGTTGTATAACCTGTCGCACCTGTCCATCAGGTGGAAAGGGTTCATGGCCGGGAATTCCGGGGAAGCGGTCCAGTTCCTGAAAGGAGCCGGGTTCGCCGGGAAGACCGCGGACCGCAAGATCGCGGCGGCTATCCTCGGGGGGGCGTACGCGGGAGCTGCCGCCAGCAAGTCCGCCTTCATGTTCGGAAACGGGACGGCGCCCGCGTTTCTCATCGTCGCGGCGCTGACGGTGCACCTTATGACGGTGCTGTTCCGGAAAGCGGTTTCACCGTCGGAAATCCTCCTGTTCCTGCTGATGATCGGGGCGCTGCTTCTCTGGTACTGA
- a CDS encoding PTS sugar transporter subunit IIC, with amino-acid sequence MAFRFLLAAALGAVAYLDRTAAFQVMLHRPLVVATAMGAVFGNVFAGAQAGAVMELLYLARLPVGASIPPDDTGAAMFAGAAAAAASSSVGLSAGSFAAVLLLSVPCAELGKAADRLVRRINGRIATLTAESVERGDTRAVDNGLLAGVTLFALSGAILSLLFTGAGVAAGKLLLPRFGPAGKGLFAALLPILPLLGAASVFSCTRTDRTAPVFYLTMALVFAATYIFRWVG; translated from the coding sequence ATGGCCTTTCGGTTCCTGCTCGCGGCGGCGCTCGGGGCGGTCGCGTATCTTGACCGCACGGCGGCGTTCCAGGTCATGCTGCACCGTCCGCTCGTGGTCGCCACCGCCATGGGGGCGGTGTTCGGGAACGTCTTCGCGGGCGCCCAGGCGGGAGCGGTCATGGAGCTCCTATACCTGGCCCGCCTGCCCGTGGGCGCATCGATCCCCCCGGACGATACGGGGGCCGCGATGTTCGCCGGGGCAGCGGCGGCCGCCGCTTCTTCGTCCGTCGGGCTCTCCGCGGGAAGCTTCGCCGCGGTGCTGTTGCTGTCGGTGCCCTGCGCGGAACTCGGAAAGGCCGCAGACCGGCTCGTGCGCCGCATCAACGGAAGGATCGCCACCCTGACCGCCGAGTCGGTGGAGAGAGGCGATACCCGGGCCGTCGACAACGGGCTCCTCGCGGGGGTCACGCTGTTCGCGCTTTCGGGGGCCATCCTGTCGCTTCTGTTCACCGGGGCGGGCGTCGCCGCCGGGAAACTGCTCCTCCCCCGATTCGGCCCCGCCGGCAAGGGGCTGTTCGCCGCGCTTCTGCCGATTCTTCCCCTACTGGGAGCCGCCTCCGTTTTCTCCTGCACCAGGACCGACCGGACTGCTCCCGTGTTCTACCTGACCATGGCGCTTGTGTTCGCGGCTACGTACATTTTCCGGTGGGTCGGCTGA
- a CDS encoding PTS sugar transporter subunit IIB, producing the protein MSLALVRVDCRLVHGQVVETWVPHTGADCLLVANDELSSNPFLRSVMELAVPSTVCVVFCRLSEAAGTLDEIDRKGRKAILLCATFADALRIHRAGVNFSSINIGNLHYAAGKVEISPSVFFSPEDFDAVHCFCHEGIAVEVRATPFEPATSYEPEKD; encoded by the coding sequence ATGTCGCTTGCGCTGGTACGGGTCGATTGCCGCCTGGTACACGGGCAGGTCGTGGAAACCTGGGTCCCGCACACGGGGGCCGATTGCCTCCTGGTGGCCAACGATGAGCTCTCGTCGAACCCTTTCCTGCGCTCGGTCATGGAACTGGCCGTGCCATCCACGGTCTGCGTCGTCTTCTGCCGCCTTTCGGAGGCCGCCGGGACGCTCGACGAGATCGACCGGAAGGGAAGGAAGGCCATCCTTCTCTGCGCGACGTTCGCGGATGCGCTCCGGATCCACCGGGCGGGGGTCAATTTCTCCTCCATCAATATCGGCAACCTCCATTACGCCGCGGGGAAGGTGGAGATATCCCCGTCGGTGTTCTTCTCGCCGGAGGATTTCGACGCGGTCCACTGCTTCTGCCACGAAGGAATAGCGGTCGAGGTCCGGGCCACCCCCTTCGAGCCGGCAACCTCATACGAGCCTGAGAAAGATTAG
- a CDS encoding PTS sugar transporter subunit IIA, whose translation MIGVVVVSHGRLATELLRAAEIIVGKVENSVAVDIDPKLGMDEIHKAVEGAIRTVESGKGVILLTDMFGGTPSNIGLSFLGTHQVEVVTGVNLPMMIKLPMARVTMSLSDLARHLQGYGQRNITIPGDMLKKRAEKK comes from the coding sequence ATGATCGGAGTCGTCGTGGTCTCGCATGGGCGTCTGGCCACGGAGCTTTTGCGCGCCGCGGAGATCATCGTCGGCAAGGTCGAGAACTCGGTCGCGGTCGACATCGATCCGAAGCTGGGGATGGACGAGATCCACAAGGCTGTCGAGGGCGCGATCCGCACGGTGGAGTCGGGGAAGGGCGTGATCCTTCTCACGGACATGTTCGGCGGCACTCCGTCGAACATCGGCCTCTCCTTTCTCGGTACGCACCAGGTGGAAGTGGTGACGGGGGTCAACCTGCCGATGATGATCAAGCTTCCGATGGCCCGCGTGACGATGTCCCTCTCGGACCTTGCCAGGCACCTCCAGGGATACGGACAGCGCAACATCACCATCCCGGGGGACATGCTTAAAAAGCGGGCGGAGAAGAAGTAG
- the rapZ gene encoding RNase adapter RapZ has protein sequence MKPAKSSRHRTRLVLLTGLSGSGKSTAAKVFEDLGYFCVDNTPPVLLPKIIDLVSEARGEGAKIALVADVRGKEFLPDFARVIEDLRTRGHGVHVLFLDADDEALLRRYSETRRKHPLGGRGGAKEAIKRERKVLAPLREMADTVLNTAQFTVHQLRDTLLERFRGGEKAGLRVSVVSFGYRYGIPSEADMVLDVRFLPNPNFVPALKPLTGLDRKVQRYVVSAPTTRKFLDLMSTVLHFLLPLYTKEGKAYFTLGIGCTGGRHRSVAVAEALSKALDGAVAPVVVHRDLHRSTDPGRSVT, from the coding sequence GTGAAACCTGCGAAAAGCTCCAGGCACCGCACCCGCCTCGTCCTGCTGACGGGGCTTTCAGGCTCGGGGAAGAGCACCGCGGCGAAGGTGTTCGAGGACCTCGGCTATTTCTGCGTCGACAACACGCCTCCCGTTCTCCTTCCGAAAATCATCGACCTCGTCTCCGAGGCAAGAGGCGAAGGCGCGAAAATCGCGCTCGTGGCCGACGTCAGGGGAAAGGAGTTCCTCCCGGACTTCGCCCGTGTGATCGAAGATCTCCGGACGCGCGGACACGGCGTCCACGTGCTCTTCCTCGACGCCGACGACGAAGCGCTCCTGCGGCGGTACAGCGAGACCCGCAGGAAGCACCCGCTGGGAGGCCGGGGCGGAGCCAAGGAAGCGATAAAGCGCGAGAGGAAGGTCCTTGCCCCGCTGAGGGAAATGGCAGACACGGTGCTGAACACGGCGCAATTCACCGTCCACCAGCTTCGCGACACGCTGCTGGAGCGCTTTCGCGGCGGGGAAAAGGCCGGTCTGCGCGTCAGCGTCGTATCGTTCGGCTACCGGTACGGGATACCTTCGGAGGCCGACATGGTGCTGGACGTACGGTTCCTCCCGAACCCCAACTTCGTTCCTGCCCTGAAACCCTTGACGGGGCTCGACCGCAAGGTGCAGCGATACGTCGTCTCCGCTCCCACCACCAGGAAGTTCCTCGACCTGATGTCCACCGTATTGCATTTCCTCCTTCCGCTTTATACAAAGGAGGGAAAGGCTTATTTCACACTTGGGATCGGCTGCACCGGCGGGAGGCACCGCTCCGTGGCCGTCGCGGAAGCCCTGTCGAAGGCCCTCGACGGCGCGGTCGCGCCGGTCGTGGTCCACCGCGACCTACACCGGTCGACCGATCCGGGCAGGAGTGTCACATGA
- the hprK gene encoding HPr(Ser) kinase/phosphatase, translating to MPITVDRFLQACAAQLGLKVLAGAAGLAREITDQRVQKAGLAMTGEVKSIHQGRIQVMGETEVTYFEGQPQVRQIAISDAFFSGPMACAVAGGSLPVSPILLAAADKHGVPVLSSPLPTTELIEEMLKALGRIFAETATVHGVMMDVLGLGVLLQGPSGIGKSECALDLILRGHRIVADDIIHLEKRGPSTILGRGSDLTRHHMEIRGLGIISLRDLFGLSAITDLKKVEVVIRIEEWDPGKEYDRLGLEDRRTPILGVSLPTLLIPISPGRNLATIVEVAVRNHILKTQGVHAARELVERQSRRTEEGTPR from the coding sequence GTGCCCATCACGGTCGACAGGTTCCTCCAGGCGTGCGCCGCGCAGCTGGGCTTGAAGGTACTGGCCGGGGCCGCCGGTCTTGCGCGGGAGATCACCGACCAGCGGGTCCAGAAGGCGGGGCTCGCGATGACCGGGGAGGTGAAATCGATCCACCAGGGACGCATCCAGGTCATGGGGGAGACGGAGGTCACCTACTTCGAAGGGCAGCCGCAGGTGCGGCAGATCGCGATCTCCGACGCCTTCTTCTCGGGCCCCATGGCGTGCGCCGTTGCGGGCGGATCGCTGCCCGTGTCCCCCATCCTGCTCGCCGCAGCCGACAAGCACGGGGTCCCCGTCCTGTCGTCGCCGCTCCCCACAACGGAACTGATCGAGGAAATGCTCAAGGCCCTCGGGCGTATCTTCGCCGAGACCGCCACGGTCCACGGAGTCATGATGGACGTGCTCGGCCTGGGAGTTCTGCTCCAGGGGCCGAGCGGCATCGGCAAGAGCGAGTGCGCGCTCGATCTCATCCTGCGCGGGCACCGGATCGTCGCCGACGACATCATCCACCTCGAGAAGCGCGGCCCGAGCACGATCCTGGGGCGCGGCAGCGACCTGACCCGGCACCACATGGAGATCCGCGGCCTCGGAATCATAAGCCTCCGCGACCTGTTCGGGCTCTCGGCGATCACCGACCTCAAAAAAGTGGAGGTGGTCATCCGGATAGAGGAATGGGACCCCGGGAAGGAATACGACCGCCTCGGGCTTGAGGACCGAAGGACGCCGATACTGGGCGTTTCCCTTCCAACCCTTCTTATCCCGATCTCGCCGGGGAGGAACCTCGCGACGATCGTGGAGGTCGCGGTCCGGAACCACATACTGAAGACGCAGGGGGTCCACGCCGCGAGGGAACTGGTGGAGCGGCAGTCGCGCCGGACCGAGGAGGGGACTCCCCGGTGA
- a CDS encoding PTS sugar transporter subunit IIA → MKLLDIVSPGGILDDLRAETKEGVLREMSETIAAGIPSLSAQNLTSILMERESLGSTGIGDGVAIPHGKVPGLARLAAVFGRSRSGVMFHSSDGKPAQLFFLIVAPEQSAGMHLKVLARVSRLLKDARFRRELLAAGDAEDLRRILKEEDDKS, encoded by the coding sequence ATGAAGCTCCTGGATATCGTTTCCCCCGGAGGCATCCTCGACGACCTCCGGGCGGAGACGAAGGAGGGAGTGCTGCGGGAGATGTCCGAAACTATCGCGGCCGGCATCCCGTCGCTCTCCGCACAGAATCTGACTTCCATCCTCATGGAGCGGGAGAGCCTGGGAAGCACGGGGATAGGAGACGGCGTGGCGATCCCCCACGGCAAGGTCCCGGGGCTCGCCCGCCTCGCCGCCGTATTCGGCCGAAGCCGCTCGGGAGTAATGTTCCATTCAAGCGACGGCAAGCCGGCGCAGCTTTTCTTTTTGATCGTGGCCCCCGAACAGTCCGCAGGGATGCACCTGAAGGTCCTGGCCCGGGTTTCCCGCCTGCTGAAGGACGCCCGGTTCCGCAGGGAGCTTCTCGCTGCCGGGGACGCCGAAGATCTCCGCAGGATACTCAAGGAGGAGGACGACAAGTCCTGA
- the raiA gene encoding ribosome-associated translation inhibitor RaiA translates to MTVTFRHVDPSKPLKDYVIEKLSKVQKVVDKPFDAHVTLSVEKYRHIAEVFTTGKGITIKAFESTEDLYSAIDLVCDKVERQLKKYRERRKEKATGAYPAPVVSGSSLTIQESAEGPRIVRSDNFLTKPMSVEEAAHHLDLLRVDVVMFVNQETNQPSVVFRQQDGNIGFTEPSAR, encoded by the coding sequence ATAACCGTCACGTTCCGGCACGTCGATCCGAGCAAGCCCCTGAAGGATTACGTGATCGAGAAGCTCTCGAAAGTCCAGAAGGTGGTCGACAAGCCGTTCGATGCGCATGTCACCCTCTCGGTGGAGAAATACCGGCACATCGCCGAAGTGTTCACCACCGGCAAGGGGATAACGATCAAGGCGTTCGAGTCCACCGAAGACCTGTACTCCGCGATCGACCTCGTGTGCGACAAGGTCGAGCGGCAGCTCAAGAAATACCGTGAGCGGAGGAAGGAGAAGGCGACGGGGGCCTACCCTGCCCCGGTCGTCTCCGGTTCTTCGCTCACCATCCAGGAAAGCGCCGAGGGGCCGCGGATCGTCCGGTCCGACAATTTCCTCACCAAGCCGATGAGCGTCGAGGAGGCCGCCCACCACCTGGATCTCCTCCGGGTGGACGTGGTGATGTTCGTCAACCAGGAGACAAACCAGCCCAGCGTCGTTTTCCGGCAGCAGGACGGAAACATAGGGTTCACGGAGCCTTCCGCCCGATGA